One genomic segment of Micromonospora sp. WMMC415 includes these proteins:
- a CDS encoding class II 3-deoxy-7-phosphoheptulonate synthase, which produces MRHEWHQLSHPAVGSPVLQTSRPTVDSAEDAALGLDLWRDLPRAQTPPWPDPAQVAEVCKVLENVPSVVAPYEVDQLRQKLALVCEGKAFLLQGGDCAETFADNTESHLLANARTLLQMAIVLTYGASLPVVKVARVAGQYTKPRSLPTDARGLPAYRGDMINSLEATPEARIADPQRMIRAYANSAAAMNMLRAYLAGGLADLHAVHDWNKGFVRNSPAGERYEAIAREIDRALAFIRACGMTDDEALRTVTLYCSHEALALEYDRALTRVSDQRPYGLSGHFLWIGERTRQLDGAHIDFISRIANPIGVKLGPTTTPDEAIELCEKLNPDNVPGRLTLISRMGNHRVRDVLPPIVAKVTAAGAKVVWQCDPMHGNTHESSNGYKTRHFDRIVDEVLGYFEVHRGLDTHPGGLHVELTGEDVTECLGGAQGIEDLDLPDRYETACDPRLNTQQSLELAFLVAEMLRG; this is translated from the coding sequence ATGCGCCATGAGTGGCATCAGCTGAGCCATCCGGCCGTCGGCAGCCCCGTGCTCCAGACCAGCCGGCCGACCGTCGACTCCGCCGAGGACGCGGCCCTCGGCCTGGACCTCTGGCGCGACCTGCCCCGCGCGCAGACCCCGCCCTGGCCGGACCCGGCCCAGGTCGCCGAGGTCTGCAAGGTGCTGGAGAACGTGCCGTCGGTCGTGGCGCCCTACGAGGTCGACCAGCTACGGCAGAAGCTCGCGCTGGTCTGCGAGGGCAAGGCGTTCCTGCTCCAGGGCGGCGACTGCGCCGAGACCTTCGCCGACAACACCGAGAGCCACCTGCTGGCCAACGCCCGCACGCTGCTCCAGATGGCGATCGTGCTGACCTACGGCGCCTCCCTGCCGGTGGTCAAGGTCGCCCGGGTCGCCGGCCAGTACACGAAGCCCCGGTCCCTGCCGACCGACGCGCGCGGCCTGCCGGCCTACCGCGGAGACATGATCAATTCTCTGGAGGCGACACCGGAGGCGCGGATCGCCGACCCGCAGCGCATGATCCGGGCGTACGCCAACTCCGCCGCCGCGATGAACATGCTCCGCGCGTACCTGGCCGGCGGCCTGGCCGACCTGCACGCCGTGCACGACTGGAACAAGGGGTTCGTGCGCAACTCGCCCGCCGGCGAGCGGTACGAGGCGATCGCCCGGGAGATCGACCGGGCCCTCGCCTTCATCCGGGCCTGCGGGATGACCGACGACGAGGCGCTGCGGACCGTCACCCTCTACTGCTCCCACGAGGCGCTCGCCCTCGAGTACGACCGGGCGCTCACCCGGGTCTCCGACCAGCGTCCGTACGGCCTGTCCGGGCACTTCCTGTGGATCGGGGAGCGCACCCGGCAGCTCGACGGCGCGCACATCGACTTCATCTCCCGGATCGCCAACCCGATCGGCGTGAAGCTCGGCCCGACCACCACGCCCGACGAGGCCATCGAGCTGTGCGAGAAGCTCAACCCGGACAACGTCCCCGGCCGGCTCACCCTGATCAGCCGGATGGGCAACCACCGGGTCCGCGACGTCCTGCCGCCGATCGTCGCCAAGGTCACCGCGGCGGGGGCCAAGGTCGTCTGGCAGTGCGACCCGATGCACGGCAACACCCACGAGTCGTCCAACGGCTACAAGACGCGCCACTTCGACCGCATCGTCGACGAGGTGCTCGGCTACTTCGAGGTCCACCGGGGTCTGGACACCCACCCCGGCGGCCTGCACGTCGAACTGACCGGCGAGGACGTCACCGAGTGCCTCGGCGGCGCCCAGGGCATCGAGGACCTCGACCTGCCCGACCGGTACGAGACCGCCTGCGACCCGCGACTGAACACCCAGCAGTCGCTGGAGCTGGCCTTCCTGGTTGCGGAGATGCTCCGTGGCTGA
- a CDS encoding low specificity L-threonine aldolase has product MADLIDLRSDTVTRPTAGMREAMATADVGDDVYGEDPTVNALEAEVAALFGHEAALFCPTGSMANQIALQLLVPPGNELLCDADAHVVTYEIGAAAAYGGISSRTWPAVGADVDPDAVAAMIRPDGYWAVPTRAIAVEQTHNRGGGGVIPLDTLRELRRVADDAQVALHCDGARIWHAHVADGVPLATYGGLFDTLSVCLSKGLGAPVGSLVVGGADRIERARFVRKRMGGGMRQAGVLAAAGRYALAHHVERLAEDHAKAARLAEAVAPFGVLAGPVRTNLVPLDLTKHPLDAKALAAAARAEGVLVSVLGPRTARLVTHMDVDDSAIDRAVEAVTRILRA; this is encoded by the coding sequence GTGGCTGACCTCATCGATCTTCGTTCGGACACGGTGACCCGGCCGACCGCCGGGATGCGGGAGGCCATGGCCACCGCCGACGTCGGCGACGACGTCTACGGCGAGGACCCGACGGTCAACGCCCTCGAGGCCGAGGTCGCCGCGCTCTTCGGCCACGAGGCGGCGCTGTTCTGCCCGACCGGGTCGATGGCCAACCAGATCGCCTTGCAACTGCTCGTGCCGCCCGGCAACGAGCTGCTCTGTGACGCCGACGCGCACGTGGTGACGTACGAGATCGGCGCCGCCGCGGCGTACGGCGGCATCTCGTCGCGGACGTGGCCGGCGGTCGGCGCGGACGTCGACCCCGACGCTGTCGCCGCCATGATCCGGCCCGACGGCTACTGGGCGGTGCCCACCCGGGCCATCGCCGTCGAGCAGACCCACAACCGCGGCGGGGGCGGCGTGATCCCGCTGGACACGCTGCGCGAGCTGCGGCGGGTCGCCGACGACGCGCAGGTCGCGCTGCACTGCGACGGCGCCCGCATCTGGCACGCGCACGTCGCCGACGGCGTACCGCTGGCGACCTACGGCGGGCTGTTCGACACCCTGTCGGTCTGCCTGTCCAAGGGCCTCGGCGCGCCGGTCGGGTCGCTGGTGGTGGGCGGCGCCGACCGGATCGAGCGGGCCCGGTTCGTCCGCAAGCGGATGGGCGGCGGCATGCGGCAGGCGGGCGTCCTCGCCGCGGCCGGCCGGTACGCCCTCGCGCACCACGTCGAGCGGCTCGCCGAGGACCACGCGAAGGCGGCCCGGCTCGCCGAGGCGGTCGCGCCGTTCGGGGTGCTGGCCGGCCCGGTCCGGACGAACCTCGTCCCGCTGGACCTGACCAAGCATCCACTGGACGCGAAGGCCCTGGCCGCCGCGGCCCGGGCCGAGGGCGTGCTGGTCTCGGTGCTCGGCCCCCGCACGGCCCGCCTGGTGACCCACATGGACGTCGACGACAGCGCCATCGACCGCGCCGTGGAGGCCGTCACCCGGATCCTGCGCGCCTGA